CCACAACAAGGCCAATGGGCAACTCATCAGGAAAAACGGCGTAATCATTGGCTCGCGTATCATCGGGCAGTCCTTCACAGGGCCTGGCTACTTTCACGGTCGCCCTTCGGCGTCAGGTACCAATGGCTACGACGCATCCTCTTCGGGTGGGTCGAACTATGGCCCTACGAACCAAAAGTATATTGACCGTGTGAAGAGCGATGTTGCATCACTGGAAAAAGAAAATCCAGGCACACCAATCCCGGTAGATTTAGTGACCACTTCAGCTTCTGGCCTCGATCCGGACATCACTCCCGCTGCAGCCGAGTTTCAGGTTCCGCGAGTTGCTAAGGAACGAGGATTGCCTCTAGCAGAAGTACAGGATCTGGTGACAAAACACACAACGCCGAGGCAGTTTGGAGTTCTTGGAGAACCACGAGTCAATGTACTTGAACTGAATCTCGACCT
This is a stretch of genomic DNA from Edaphobacter acidisoli. It encodes these proteins:
- the kdpC gene encoding potassium-transporting ATPase subunit KdpC, with translation MRRNIWISLLYTVITAVLLGIAYPLLMTGVAQVLFHNKANGQLIRKNGVIIGSRIIGQSFTGPGYFHGRPSASGTNGYDASSSGGSNYGPTNQKYIDRVKSDVASLEKENPGTPIPVDLVTTSASGLDPDITPAAAEFQVPRVAKERGLPLAEVQDLVTKHTTPRQFGVLGEPRVNVLELNLDLNRVAPPPTK